TTGAAAAAGTAATTGAAGATTCTGACCAATGAAAGAAATAGAATCCAGAGCAGATATAGCCTTATTGGTAAATACATTTTATGGAGAAATAAGGAAGGAGCCTTTTATTGGCCCCATTTTCAATAAACATATTGCCGAAGAGCAGTGGCCAAAGCATTTAGAAACACTCACAGATTTTTGGGAAACCAATCTTTTTGGAATAGCTAAATTTAAAGGAAACCCTACTCTAAAACATTTCAATGTAGACAAGAATTTGCCCCATGGCATCAAGCAGGAGCACTTTGGCAAATGGCTTGAGCTTTGGTTCCAAACCATAGACAAGCTCTTTGTAGGTGAATTGGCACATAAGGCAAAGGAAGCCTCCAGACGTATGGCTCATGGCCAGTTTATGGCTGTTTGGAATAACCGAGAAAATAGTAAAACTGCTTTTTAATTTTCTATTAAAAGAGCGAAATTAATCAACGATAAAACCCTGTTTCTTCGCTGACCTCGCCGGTCAGGCCCTACTTTTTGTTAAGGCAAATAGTAAGCAAAAACCATCAACAAAATAAACTTGTACATTCAAAATTCATATCTTACTGACTAGTAGGAGAGGCTAAGGAGAGTGAATTTTCAACGTACTTCAAACAGTATTTTGTTAGATAGGAACACTTTCTTATTTATTCTAACATTTCCCTTTGCAGAGTCTCCGCTGGGACTCCGCTCTCCGATGCTTGCAGCGTCGGTGTGGTGATAAAAAGCCTCTGGCTTTTGCAGTACATACTCGTAAAAAACATCACAAAGCCTTAGATTATAGAGTTTCTCTGTAGTAGGACGGCCCTTATGTAGTCCGTACTACATGGCTTTTTTTGATGAATTAAATAAAGCTATCTTTGAAAGGACAGATAGATATTAAAGATTTGCTCCGCTCCTACAATGACGAAACGGACATTAGAAAGTACCGTGGCATAAAAGAAAATTACTAACCAATGAAAAAAGTGCTATTCCTCTTGATTGTAACCCTTGCTTCATGTAGTCCTGCTACAGATAAAAGTAGCCTAGAAATTGAAGGAACTTGGAAACTTTTTGAAGCAACTCTAGAAGAGAACGGAGTTAAAACAGTTACAAAATACGACCAGAACACCTCGTTCATTAAAATTATTAACAAATCGCATTTCGCTTTCCTCTTACACGATTTATCCAATGGAAAAGACAGTACAGCGGTATACTCTTCTGGTGGAGGAACTTATGAACTGGTAGGAAACAAATACACAGAGAACCTTGAGTACTGCACAGATAGACAATGGGAAGGAAATGACTTTCATTTTACACTAGAAATCATAAACGACACCTTGATTCAAAGTGGTGTTGAAATTGTAGAAGAGGCCGGAGTAAATAGAATGAATACAGAGAAATATATAAAAGTTAATTAGTCTAAATTCTTGATTCAAGGTAATGATTAACTCTACTCTCCGATGCTTACAGCGTCGGTGTGGTGATAAAAAGCCTCTGGCTTTTGCAGCAATGCGATCATAGACAGAGTAAAATGCTGCCTAAGAAAATAATCTAACAAATAGCTTTATTCATTCGGACGATTCCATGAGCCATAAGGCAGAACGTTTTATGATTAGCTCTCGGTAATGGATATCCAAGTATTACTAAGCCCAATCAGACTAACTAATTCATAAAATATTTTAGCATTCATGGGGTGAAGCCTTACACAACCATGTGAAGCCTTTGTTCCCAACTTTTCAAAGTTCCCCGTTGTGGTTCCATGAACAGCATATCCACCTTTAATAAAAACAACATAAGGCATATTGCCAAGCCCCTCGTAGTTTCCTCCAGGGAATTTTTTAGACGTATATCTTTTAAATGTTGGCCCTGCAGCTCTTACATTAAATGTTGGCGTATCATACTTTCCTATGCCAGTAGAAACCGCAAAACTGTCTATTAATACGGCATCAAGATATAAATAAAGGGTTTGGGTAGACTTTACTATATGAGCATATATGAGGCAACCAGCTTCGCTGCAAGGGATGCCTTCTGGGGCTTTTTTGCTAGTCAGAAAGGAATCAAGAATTTGCGTATTTTCTTTTAATAACAGGAGTTCCTCTGGCGTATGGGTCTCCATTTTTTTCCAAATTTTTCGTAAACTGTCCACTTGCTCCACCATAGCCATTTCTCTGTGCCATGCACTATCTATGCGTGTTAACAAAGCATTGGCGGAATCTATGTCAGGGGTAAGTAGCGTATTCTCAAAAATATTAGTTTCAAAGCCCGGTCCAGATGTATCAAGCTTTTCTGCCTTTATAGAATCTTTAAAAGCGTAGTAGTCAAAATTTTCTGGGAGTTTTTTCTTTGAAGGACTATCACATGATTGCAAAACAGTCATTACAATTATACTAAGAAGGATCGCTATAGCCGAAAAGGTACATTTCATCATTAAATATACCCCGTTAAAAGGAATAATGAAGCCTATTTCCCATTTACCTCGTCTCTTCCCGTTTCAGAGTCTCCGCGAAGGACTCTGAAACTCCAAAAAGGTACCAAATAGGCCTCTAGCTTTTTACAGTACGTAAACCCAAATAAAGTCTTCCTACTTCTTCACCTTCGCCGGTCTAAAGTTTCTGATGGTATAGGTGAAGTTTAGCATGTAAAAACGGTTCAAAACCAAAGATTTGTTATCTGCCACGTAGGCAGCGGTAATTTCTCTAGAAATGCTGTTGTTTTGCCCAAGCACATCAAAGGCCGACAAGCTAAGTTCGGCTTGGTCTTTCTTCATAAACTTATAGGCCGCTTTGGCAGACAGTAAGGTGAAGTTTTGTTCAAAGCCATCTATGCCTGCTAAATAGGTATTGGTGCCTTTTACGTTAAATAAGAAGCCACTTTTGCTTAATAAATTAAGTGCCAAACCAATATTTTGCGTGTAATAATTGCTATTCAGGTCTTGTTGCAGCGTATTCCCAATAATGTTGTAACCGCCATTATAAGAAACCGTAAAATCTACTTGTTCGGAGATATTACTACCCAAAACCGCACCTAAACTCATGCCTGTGTTTTTGGCAATATTTTCTAAATCATTCACCAAACCTGGGGTAATAGAATGGCTCACACCAAAGTTAAGATTAAGGTTTGACTTTAGACGCGTAAGCGGAAAACCATAGGTGATAAAAGAGCGGTAAGACTGGCTATTTCCGTAGTTCTGCGGCAAACTCAGCGAGCCACCTCTAAGCAGCGGAATACCATTATAAACGGTATCTCTAGTGGCAATGGTGGTAATATCAGAAATGTTATCCAACGTATAGCTACCCACCAAATAAGCGTAGAACGTGCTTCCTTTCTCTAAATTGGCACTGTTATATCGGAAAGTTAAGCTGTGATTATTCTCTTGGTCTAAGTCAGGATTTCCTGCCGATAGCTGCAATGGATTACTGTTGTCCACCACGTTTTGTAGCTGCGTAATGCTAGGTGCATTGGTAGAGGTTCTGTAATAAAGACGAAGGTTCTTTTCTTTGCTTATAGAATACCTCAGCATCGCAAAAGGCAAAATATTTTTAAAACTTCTGCTCGTATTTAAAGTCTGTGGAAACAGCTGCTCGCCATCCAGTTCGGCTATTTGATAATTCAAATTGGCAAAAAACATAAACTCACGCCCTTTGTTATATCTATAGCCCGCACTCATGGTTTGGGTGTTGTACTGATTTAAAAAGCTATTGCTCAAATTTTCATTCAAATTATTGAAAGTACCCGTTTCAGGATTAAAGTCAAAAGTAGATTGGTCTGACTCATTATCTGACCAGTCTGTTTTATAAGAAAAACGTAAACTGCTTCTATCGCTCAGTGGCTGCGAATAGTCGGCTCTGATGTCATAAGAATTATTTAAAACCTTTTTACTAGCCACTTGATTTAAGTCCAAAGCATTGACATTTAACTGGTCTTCTGACAGTAATTCAGATTGATAGTCTTGGCTCGACCTATTATTCCCCACGCCAATAGAAAAAGTTTGTCCTCGCTTTTCAAATCTATGACGATAAAGCAGATTGAACTTTAAGTTATAGCCATCATTATAACTGTTTGTAGAGGTTATGGTGTGATTTAAGATTTCGTTTACCAAGTCAGTTTTACCATCCACATAATCGGTTATATCCGCGTTTTGAAAGCTTAGTACTGGCGTAAAAATCAAGGAATTTTTCTCGTTAATGTCGTACTGCATTCTCACATTAACCCTATGATTTAGGTTTTGCTTATTTCCAGCATGATATTCACGATAATCTTGTGTAACGTTTTCTCCCAAAAACGTGGTTTGCTGTAAAGTGTCTATGGAGTTATTATCGGTCTCATTATAGAAGTAACTCATGTTTAACTTCACTTTTTCACCCCAATTATCTGTCAGGTTAAAACCTAAAGCATTTGTGTTGGTAATTCCACTTTGACCATTCACCAGAAAGTCGTTTGAGTTAGCTCCTACCGAAGAGCCACCACGTCCGCCACCTCTTCTTCCGCCTCCTCTTCCAGAGCTGGTGCTACCCAAAACTCCTAAAAGGTCATCTGAAGAGAAGTTGGTTTGATTAATATTGTTAGAAAGCCCTATGATGGAGATTCTTAAGTCTTCATTGAAATAGTTAACATTTCCACCTAAACTGTATCTATCATCCGTACCATAACCAGCGTACACTTTCCCAAATTGTCCATTGCTTTTTCCACTTTTCGTGACAATGTTTATTGACTTCTCGGTGTTGCCATCGTCTACCCCTGAAAATTGCGATTGGTCGCTCAGTCGGTCAAAAACTTCTATTTTGTCAATAATTTCTGCCGGTAAATTCTTCAAAGCTGCACTGGCATCACTCCCAAAAAACTCTCTACCATCCACTGTGACACGTTTTACATCTTCTCCTTGGGCTTGTAGTTTGCCTTCTTGATATTGTATACCAGGCATTTTTTTAACCAAGTCTTCTGCCGTGGCATCTGGGTTTACTTTGTAAGCATCAGCGTTAAACTGTAAGGTATCACCTTTCATTTCTACCCGCACTTGTTTGGCTTTCACTTCTACTTCGCCAAGTAGTTTTGAATCTTCTTCCAGAATTATACTTTCAAAAAGTTTGTCATTTTCCAACAAACGAACTCGCTCCGTTTTAGTCACAAAACCAACAGAACTGATTTTCAAAAGATAGAAACCTTTAGGTAACTCATTAATTTCAAAATCGCCATTTTCATTGCTAAATACGGCTCTTTGGAAAGTGGAATCTCTAGGAGATGTTAAAAGCACAGTGGCAGCCACCACACCTTCATTATTAGAATCACTCACTTTCCCAGAAACCTTAAAGCTGTCTTGAGCAAAAGCGGTAGATGTTAAAACGAGGAGCAGTGCTGTAGTAAAAAGTTTTGTCATATTGATATATTAAGGCTCTTTGACGCTGTAAGGGCTGGAAGGTTTAAGTAACGATTAGGGCTTTTATCTCCACAGTTCAGCCCTTTGTCGATACTGATTTAGCGTGGTGCTTTTTAAGCTCAAAGTATTTCTGTTTTAGGTTGAATTATGGTTTTTAAGAGAGCAGCAGTGATAAGACTCTTGCTTAACTTTACTTAAATCAATTTTGCCATAGAACTGGCTAATCAAAAAAGACGTCTTAGCATATTTTTTTGACCATAATGCCTTAAATTGTCAAACCCTATTAAAATTATAAAATGAAACTACAAATACTGCTTTTAATCTTTTGCTGTGGATTAGTAAACGCACAGGTTAAACCACCCAACATCGTTTTTTGTTTAGCCGACGACTGGGGTTATCCGCATGCTGGTGCTTATGGCGACCAAGGCGTAAAAACTCCAAACTTTGACAGACTAGCCAAAGAAGGCGTCTTGTTTAATCATGCTTTTGTATCAAGTCCTTCCTGCACACCCAGCAGAAATGCTTTTATAACAGGTAAATACCATTGGGAGCTAGGTTCTGGGGCAAACCTGTGGAGTACGCTTCCTGAGGAACATGAAAGCTTTATTCACCTTTTGGCCGATAATGGATATACCACAGGCCGAACGAACGCTAAAACGTGGGGGCCTGGTAATTTGGATAGCTGGATAGCAAGTCACGGCTCACATCCATCAAATAAAGGTTACAACACTTTTGAAGATTTTCTAGAAACTACTACCGACGATGAACCTTTCTTTTTTTGGTTGGGTACGCTAGACCCACATCGTGCTTATGAAAAGGGGACGGGAGAAGAAAGCGGCATAGATATTTCCAAAGTTCATCTTTATAAACACTATCCAGAGTCAGATGTCATTCGTAAAGATGTGGCAGATTATTATTACGAAGTTCAGCGATGGGACAGCCTGGTGGGTTCTGTGATAAAACAATTAGAAGAAAACAATCTACTGGAAAACACTATTATTATCATGACTGGCGACCATGGTATGCCTTTCCCTCGTGGTAAAGGAAACCTTTACGATTCTGGTGTGCGAGTGCCATTTGCGGTTCGTTGGGGAAATGAAATAAAAGCGGGTAGAGCTGTAGATGATTATGTGTCGTTTGCAGACATTGCCCCTACACTGCTAGAAGCGGCTGGCGTGAAAACACCACAAGATATGACAGGCAAGAGTCTTGTCAATATCTTAAAATCAGAAAGTCCTCGCTCTATAGACCGCTCCGACATTGTTTTTGGTAGAGAAAGACATGTGCCTGCTCAAGAGAAACCAAACATGGGCGGTTATCCTTCACGAGGATATCGAAATGACAATTTCCTATATATCCGGAATTATAAGCCCGATTTATGGCCAGCGGGTACCGGAAATTCGGAGAAAACCAATTACCCAAATCAATGGTATGCGGACTGTGACGGCGGCCCTACCAAAGATTATATAGTGGCCAATAAAGATTTAGACCAAGAACATCAGCTTGCTTATGAGCTGTGTTTTGGCAAAAGACCTGCGGAAGAATTATACGATATTAAAAATGACCCCGACCAGGTGAACAACATTGCTAATGATAAGGCTTACGCAAAAACATTGGAAAGTTTACGTGCTAAGCTTCAAGCCAAACTTACAGCACTAAACGACCCAAGAGCCACAAATCCTGATTATGAAGGATTTGACCAATATCCTTACTTAGGTGGTGGAGGCGGTAAAAAGAATTAGGTAGTGGTAGATTAGAAACACGAAAAATCCTGTCCCATTGGGGTGGGATTTTTTATTTGCCTTTCCCACATCTGAGTCTCCGAAAAGACTATTTTCCTTCATCAGAGTCTCCGCAGGGACTCTGAATTCCTTCGCTACTGGTTTAGTGAAGGAATCGTAGTGAACGTTTTGGAAAGTAAATTCCAACAAACAGTGCTTATTGATTTCTGCCTACGTCCCATTTTTACTTCTTTTGCAAAAACACATTGATTCAACATTATGAAAACCAAACTTATCCTCTTTTGTCTGTTATGCTTAACCGCAAATGCTTTTGGACAGCAATATCAAGAACACGTGTATTTTCTGTCAAAAGACAGCATGAAAGGCCGCGGAACAGGAAGTAAAGAGGCGAATAAAACAGCAAAATATATCAAAAAGGCTTTCAAAGAATATGGTTTAGCGGCTAAGGGCACGCGTGGGTATTATCAAGATTTTGAGGCCAAAGTAACACGTGTGGTGGTGCCAGACAGTATTCGTAAATCCAAAAACGTAATAGGATTTTTAGATAATGGAGCTCAAAAAACAATGGTTATCGGAGCACATTATGACCATATAGGAGAAGGCAAACAAGGAAGTCTAAAGGACAGTACCGCTTATGGGAAAATCCATAATGGTGCCGACGATAATGCATCTGGCGTAGCAGGTTTATTAGAACTGGCAAGGTATTTTAGTCAAAACGAAACCATAGAACCTGTCAATTTTCTCTTTATTTCTTTTGGTGCAGAAGAGTTGGGCTTAGTGGGTTCGAGGTACTTTGTAAATCACCCTACCATCGATTTAAAAAGTGTTCACTTCATGCTAAACATGGATATGATAGGCCGTTTTAATGCGGAGAGAGGCGTGTCCATCATTGGCTATGGTACTAGCCCAGAATTTGAAAGTATGATGGAGCAGATTGACAGAGAAAAGCACGTTAAATTTTACACTGGCTACGAAGGACGTGGCGGCTCTGACCAAACTTCTTTTTACGAAAAAGACATTCCCGTTATGTTTTTCCATACCGGCGGACACCCAGACTACCATAAACCCACCGATGACCCAGAAAAGGTTGATTACGAATCATTGGCAGGCATAGTAGAATTAGAAAAAGCTATCATAGAAGCTAGTTTTAGTTTTGAGACTTTGAACTTTAGGAATACTGACCCTAAGGAGGAGTAGATTTTCAACGGAGTTCGGAATGGACTCGGTTTCATTAACCAATGGAGCATTTACAGAATTCAAGTTTTAAATATTATGCGGGCCCATTCCTAAAAATCATAATCAGAGTATGCTATTCCTTCGATGACTTGCCAGTCGGGCCCTACTTTTTGTTTGGGCAAAAACTAGGAAAAAACCATTACCAAAATAAACTTGCACAATTAAAATTCTAAATAACTCTAGTTCTATAAAAAAATAAATCCAATGAATTTCAACAGTGCTTCAAACAATATTTTGGAAATAATGAATCATTACTTTTAATTATTTTTTAGCATTCCTTATTTAACCTTTCCCACTTCTTTGTTTACTAAATGACTCACCCTGGACGATTAATATATTAAGTATAAGCAACTTGATACCGGTGCGATTTTGGTGTCTATTTACATCATAACGAATTAAAAACATGGCAAGACAAAGTATTTCTTTAACACAACCAAATGATGAATGGTTGAAAAATCAGGTTGACTGCAAAGAATATTCAAGTAAAAGCGAATTAATAAATGACTTGATAAGACAAGCAAGAAAACAACAGCGTCAAATAGATTGGATTGGAGCTAAACTGGAAAGAGCTGAGCATAGTGGCTTTTCAAATGATAGTCCAGAGCAAATATTAAAAGAATCAAAGTCTTTACTTAATGGCGAACTATAAGTTAAGTATTACAGCCAAAGAGGATTTAATAAGCATTCATCATTACGGAGTTAGACAATTCCGAATGCAACAAGCTGACAAATATTTCCATGCATTTTTCGAATGTTTTGCAAACATTGCCAAACGACCATTTTCATTTGAATCAGTTGATTTTATCAAACCAAGATATAGACGCTGTGTATGCGGCTCCGACTCTATTTACTATAAAGTAACTAATGATATTGTTGAAATCATGGCAATTGTAGGAAGACAAGACTTAAACCAAATTCTTTAGAACATTTTCGTCAACTCAGAGTCTCCGCAGAGACTCTGAGTTGCGTTTAGGACAAGCCCATATTACCTATCAAACAAGTACAAAAAACCATCTTCCGCTCCAACGAGTAAGCTTGCTTTGTCCTTTTTGTTTAAATGAATCATGGTGGGTGAGGTGGTATGACCAGCCAACATTTGTTTTGAGATATCGCCTCTAAAAGCTAATTGCACTTTACCGCTTTCAGTGCCTATGTTTTCAAAAAGCACCACATTTAAGCCGTTTACTAATAAATCTAAATCTCCATCTTCATCCCAATCAACAAAACACCATTTTCGCCTACCGCTTCCACCTGCTTCTCCTGAATTTAATCTTAAAGGTCCATTTTTAGTGCTTTCTACTTTGTTTCTATTGGTAAATACAGAGCCATCCACTCCGTAAAAAATACGATTCCCTGGTTTTAATTTCAAGAGTCCATCCTCTTTAAAACGCTCGAAATAAGCCAAATACCCTTCATAATCTAACATCACCAAATCCATAAGGCCGTCCTTGTTCCAGTCTATGGCATTGGGTGTAGTTCGCCACTGTGTAGCTAATTCTGTTGCTTTTGGATTCCACCAATTCCATTTCGGTTTTGGCACTTCCGTATCGCCCCAATCCATCACAACAGTTTCAGACGCCGCCAAACTTGGCTTCCCTTTTGTACCAATATTTTTATGCCAGGTTATACTTCCCCAAATAGAATTCATCAGAATATCTTTTAAGCCATCGCCATCCCAATCTGCCACCGAAAGTGTGGTATAACCCCATTTTGCTTCGGCAGGCCCCTGAATAGAACCCTTTTCTCCAGCCAAATAGCGAATAGTTTCGCCCTTAGATTCTAAATAAACTGGCTCCGCCCATTTGCCCCCTAAATTCTCTACAAAACCAATATAACCCGCAGAGTTTCCACAAATTATATCATCATCTCCGTCATCATCCCAATCCACTGCGAATGGTGTAACCAAAGCCCCAAATTTTATATTATCGGCTTTTTGCTGAAAGTATTTCGGACTTTTAAACTGTGGCATATTGTCCTTCACTGCTCCCGTATTTTCTACTAAAGCCACACGACCATCTTCATCACCAATGACTAGATCAATATCTCCATCTTTATCCCAATCAATGCCTGTAGGAATAATCATCTCCAAATCCATTTTTATCAAGCCCGTGGCATTAGTAAGAAATCTGCCTGCGGAAAAAACAGGTTTATTTCGAGAACCCACATTTTCAAACCAAGTTAACCTGTCCAAAAACTCACCACATATCAAATCTAAATCGCCATCGCCATCAAAATCATACATGTTTGGCGAAGGAGCCCCGTACACATCAATTGGCTTATTATCCGCTAATATTTTGCCTCTATTTTCATATTTACCATTGACATTTTCCAGATAATAAACAAAACCTCGCAACGGCCCGTTGGTCCAATTTCCTTCTGAGTCAAACGCATTATCCCAGCCGTAATCTGACCAATCATCTATTCCTGCCAGTAAATCTTGGTCGCCATCGCCATCATAATCCACATATTTCCACTGGCTAAATCTATTTTTTTTATGACTTTTCTCTAAAACATCATTGTTAAACACCTTTTTGGGGCTTCCGAAAAGCTCTGTTTTGAAATTCTGATATTCTACGCCTTCGGCCATAACCTTTGGCTGTCCATCTACATAAGAAACTTGTAGATTTTTAAATCCTTTACCTATTAATTTACCTTTCTCAAAAACGACTTCTTTATGAGTCTTCTCTGATTTATTCTCAAAAAAGTAGGTTCCGTTAGAAGGCTTATCGGGACAGGAAACTATTAAATCCATATCGCCATCATTATCAAAATCCATAGGAAGTGGCCAAGCCCAAAGACCCACGCCTAAATCCACAGTTAGGCTAGGGTTTTGATAAGCCATTTTTTGAAAGTCAGCTTTCTCTACTTTATCAATCGGCTTGGTGGTTTTACAGCCAAGAAATAGGAATAAGGTCAAGGCACACATCACAGAATAGGCCGTCTGCTTTTCTTTAGTTTTCATTTAAATTTCTATTAGGGTTGAATATTTGCTTTGCCAAAAGGTTGAACTTCTAACAAGCCGTTTCTTAAATTTATCGCTTTTAAAATCAAATAGCCAAGCCTATATTACGAAATAGATAAAAAGAGGGTATGCGAAGTTTTAATCATACGTCATGGAATATAATAATCGGTAAACCTACCCTGCCATTAAGCCCTTAAAGCCGATAAAAACAATATCAAAAATCATCGCTCCAATACTTTGGCAACAGAGAAGGAATTAAAGTCTTTTTAATGCATATAAACCGAATTAGAGAAGCCTTTAGCTTCCTTTTTTAACTAAATAAACACACACCAAGAACCGTAGTCATGCTTGAATTTTATTGAGTTAATTCACTATAAATAAATGTCTTCCTAAAATCAAAATTGATTGATTTATAGAGCTACTTTTGCCGGATTTTATTTTCAATAATTAATTAATAACAATGGAAAAACTCAAGAATACGAAAGTATTTTTAGCCCTTTTAATAGTGGCAACTTTTGTAATTCAATCTTGCTCAAATGCTGATGACGTAGAACCTAGAAATCCAGATGATCCTGAAGGAGGAATAACCCTTTATAAGGTGGATGGAGAGTCTATTACAAAAGAAAAGGATTATCCCGTTACCGGCTCCGACCTGCAAGATCAGGCAAACACACAAAAACATCAAGAAATTTGGGATTTGACAAAGAAAATAATCACCCCAGAATACCTAGCCATAATCAAGGAATACGTACTTTATAATGGTGTTTCTCAAGAAAGTGACGCTTACGTGGCCAAAATAACGGATGATTTAACTCAATGGCAGTATGGCGTTGCCATTAACTATGCCTATGAAGAAGGTTTTAATAACGAAGGAGCACTTCAAAAGAGCATTACACATGAATTTGGTCACCTTCTTAGTTTGAACGATTCCCAGTTAGACGCTTCGATATCGGAAGCAAATTGTCCAAATTATTATCCAGAAGACGGATGTGCAAAAACAGGTTCTTTTATCAATACATTTTATAGTACTTTCTGGACAGATAACCTGGTGAAAGAATTTGATAATAACTCAGATAATACCACGTTTTTCGAAAACAATAAGGACAAATTCATCACTGAGTATGCTGCCTCCAGTCCAATTGAAGACTTTGCAGAGGTTTTTGCTTATTTTGTACTTCATGATATGCCATCTTCAAATAGTACTGCCATTAAAGATTTGAAAATCTTATCATTCAATGAATATCCAGAATTAGTTAAAATAAAAACGACTATAAGAGCTAGGTTAAACCTGTAGTCAGATAGTCTTTAATAGCCTATTCCGTAAGTTGAATTTGAGAGGAGTCAGGATAGTAAAATCTAATTTAATGTGCATTAGAAACCTTCATTAATCAACATCGTTTAATGAAGGTTTCTTTTTTCTCAATCGCTATTTATACTATCTTGGCTTCTAAAGTTATTCAACCAATTCAATATAATGACCTCCTCTATCAAAAAACTTGGTAGCAATTTCCTCTTGCTATTCATGGCCATCTTACTTGTTAACTGTTCTTCCCTAACGAAAAACAGTTTTAGTACAGACTATTTTGAAATACAAATAGATAAGAAAGGCTTTATCACAAGCATGGCAAACACTTCAAAAGAGTTACATCGAGAATATAGCCCTTCCGATAAACCATCGCCATTAATGCAGCTTTATGATGGCAAAAAGAAGGTTTATTTTGAGCCCATTGAAGCAAGAATTAATCAGGCAAGCCAAACCATTGAACTGACTTATGATAACGGTTCTGTCGCTCAAATTTCCTTAACACCTCAAGAAAAATATTTCAAAT
This sequence is a window from Arcticibacterium luteifluviistationis. Protein-coding genes within it:
- a CDS encoding group III truncated hemoglobin; the protein is MKEIESRADIALLVNTFYGEIRKEPFIGPIFNKHIAEEQWPKHLETLTDFWETNLFGIAKFKGNPTLKHFNVDKNLPHGIKQEHFGKWLELWFQTIDKLFVGELAHKAKEASRRMAHGQFMAVWNNRENSKTAF
- a CDS encoding outer membrane beta-barrel protein is translated as MTKLFTTALLLVLTSTAFAQDSFKVSGKVSDSNNEGVVAATVLLTSPRDSTFQRAVFSNENGDFEINELPKGFYLLKISSVGFVTKTERVRLLENDKLFESIILEEDSKLLGEVEVKAKQVRVEMKGDTLQFNADAYKVNPDATAEDLVKKMPGIQYQEGKLQAQGEDVKRVTVDGREFFGSDASAALKNLPAEIIDKIEVFDRLSDQSQFSGVDDGNTEKSINIVTKSGKSNGQFGKVYAGYGTDDRYSLGGNVNYFNEDLRISIIGLSNNINQTNFSSDDLLGVLGSTSSGRGGGRRGGGRGGSSVGANSNDFLVNGQSGITNTNALGFNLTDNWGEKVKLNMSYFYNETDNNSIDTLQQTTFLGENVTQDYREYHAGNKQNLNHRVNVRMQYDINEKNSLIFTPVLSFQNADITDYVDGKTDLVNEILNHTITSTNSYNDGYNLKFNLLYRHRFEKRGQTFSIGVGNNRSSQDYQSELLSEDQLNVNALDLNQVASKKVLNNSYDIRADYSQPLSDRSSLRFSYKTDWSDNESDQSTFDFNPETGTFNNLNENLSNSFLNQYNTQTMSAGYRYNKGREFMFFANLNYQIAELDGEQLFPQTLNTSRSFKNILPFAMLRYSISKEKNLRLYYRTSTNAPSITQLQNVVDNSNPLQLSAGNPDLDQENNHSLTFRYNSANLEKGSTFYAYLVGSYTLDNISDITTIATRDTVYNGIPLLRGGSLSLPQNYGNSQSYRSFITYGFPLTRLKSNLNLNFGVSHSITPGLVNDLENIAKNTGMSLGAVLGSNISEQVDFTVSYNGGYNIIGNTLQQDLNSNYYTQNIGLALNLLSKSGFLFNVKGTNTYLAGIDGFEQNFTLLSAKAAYKFMKKDQAELSLSAFDVLGQNNSISREITAAYVADNKSLVLNRFYMLNFTYTIRNFRPAKVKK
- a CDS encoding type II toxin-antitoxin system RelE/ParE family toxin is translated as MANYKLSITAKEDLISIHHYGVRQFRMQQADKYFHAFFECFANIAKRPFSFESVDFIKPRYRRCVCGSDSIYYKVTNDIVEIMAIVGRQDLNQIL
- a CDS encoding ribbon-helix-helix domain-containing protein is translated as MARQSISLTQPNDEWLKNQVDCKEYSSKSELINDLIRQARKQQRQIDWIGAKLERAEHSGFSNDSPEQILKESKSLLNGEL
- a CDS encoding sulfatase family protein translates to MKLQILLLIFCCGLVNAQVKPPNIVFCLADDWGYPHAGAYGDQGVKTPNFDRLAKEGVLFNHAFVSSPSCTPSRNAFITGKYHWELGSGANLWSTLPEEHESFIHLLADNGYTTGRTNAKTWGPGNLDSWIASHGSHPSNKGYNTFEDFLETTTDDEPFFFWLGTLDPHRAYEKGTGEESGIDISKVHLYKHYPESDVIRKDVADYYYEVQRWDSLVGSVIKQLEENNLLENTIIIMTGDHGMPFPRGKGNLYDSGVRVPFAVRWGNEIKAGRAVDDYVSFADIAPTLLEAAGVKTPQDMTGKSLVNILKSESPRSIDRSDIVFGRERHVPAQEKPNMGGYPSRGYRNDNFLYIRNYKPDLWPAGTGNSEKTNYPNQWYADCDGGPTKDYIVANKDLDQEHQLAYELCFGKRPAEELYDIKNDPDQVNNIANDKAYAKTLESLRAKLQAKLTALNDPRATNPDYEGFDQYPYLGGGGGKKN
- a CDS encoding L,D-transpeptidase gives rise to the protein MTVLQSCDSPSKKKLPENFDYYAFKDSIKAEKLDTSGPGFETNIFENTLLTPDIDSANALLTRIDSAWHREMAMVEQVDSLRKIWKKMETHTPEELLLLKENTQILDSFLTSKKAPEGIPCSEAGCLIYAHIVKSTQTLYLYLDAVLIDSFAVSTGIGKYDTPTFNVRAAGPTFKRYTSKKFPGGNYEGLGNMPYVVFIKGGYAVHGTTTGNFEKLGTKASHGCVRLHPMNAKIFYELVSLIGLSNTWISITES
- a CDS encoding M20/M25/M40 family metallo-hydrolase, with amino-acid sequence MKTKLILFCLLCLTANAFGQQYQEHVYFLSKDSMKGRGTGSKEANKTAKYIKKAFKEYGLAAKGTRGYYQDFEAKVTRVVVPDSIRKSKNVIGFLDNGAQKTMVIGAHYDHIGEGKQGSLKDSTAYGKIHNGADDNASGVAGLLELARYFSQNETIEPVNFLFISFGAEELGLVGSRYFVNHPTIDLKSVHFMLNMDMIGRFNAERGVSIIGYGTSPEFESMMEQIDREKHVKFYTGYEGRGGSDQTSFYEKDIPVMFFHTGGHPDYHKPTDDPEKVDYESLAGIVELEKAIIEASFSFETLNFRNTDPKEE